A stretch of Gemmatimonas aurantiaca T-27 DNA encodes these proteins:
- a CDS encoding M1 family metallopeptidase, whose amino-acid sequence MRTPFSARTAVLVRCVLACTAASAVPSMVPSLVGAQTTGTGRPPTKPPARPPAATATSAAIAPDSLFPYQPGIDVAHYDFGITLPGHGREFQGSATLTVNRRRSVDTLRLDLKAAMIVDSVQVGTRARAFRRDQERVYIPLQTADGTRLTVRVRWHGAPEDGLIITERDSTAEAERGWRAFGDNWPNRARHWLPTVDHPSDKATVRWTVVAPSELSVVANGAQTSHASLSSRQGFSAWQFTMRQPIPTYLMVVGAARMTETPLGRTACGSGIDGACVPQSVWTFPQETNYVPGPFSEAGRVIEMFAKTATGFPYEHLAHLQSSTRFGGMENATAIFYSDNAFRRHNVGIGLIAHETAHQWFGNAVSPRRWEDVWLSEGFATYWAALYLRASRGDTAYLGELRRMRSSVLRASVVSSRPVVDTVGAVAPMTLLNANSYQKGGFVLRMLHDMLGDSVFFAGVREYQRRFRHGTATTGELQRIMERHAARSLDAFFLQWLHRPGFAELTVTWRYDAATRMLESTVTQSARFAPYAVPLVLALRDANGATQRITLTVQPTATQTLRTPIGLIGTPVAVDADPDVGVLGDIRVERQTP is encoded by the coding sequence ATGCGCACTCCCTTTTCTGCCCGGACGGCCGTGCTGGTCCGTTGCGTGTTGGCTTGCACCGCGGCTTCTGCGGTCCCGTCGATGGTACCGTCATTGGTCGGTGCTCAAACAACCGGGACGGGACGGCCGCCCACCAAACCTCCCGCTCGCCCCCCTGCCGCAACGGCGACCTCTGCCGCCATCGCCCCGGATTCACTGTTTCCCTACCAGCCGGGCATCGATGTCGCGCACTACGACTTTGGCATCACGTTGCCTGGCCACGGACGCGAATTTCAGGGTTCGGCCACCCTGACCGTCAATCGGCGCCGATCCGTCGATACACTCCGGCTCGATCTCAAGGCCGCGATGATCGTCGACTCGGTGCAGGTCGGCACCCGCGCGCGCGCGTTCCGCCGCGATCAGGAACGGGTGTACATACCGCTGCAGACTGCCGACGGCACACGCCTCACCGTGCGGGTGCGATGGCACGGCGCTCCCGAAGACGGTCTCATCATCACCGAACGCGACAGCACCGCCGAGGCCGAACGGGGCTGGCGTGCCTTTGGCGACAACTGGCCCAATCGCGCCCGACACTGGCTTCCCACCGTCGATCACCCAAGCGACAAAGCCACCGTGCGCTGGACCGTCGTGGCACCATCGGAGCTGTCGGTGGTGGCCAACGGTGCGCAAACATCACATGCGTCGCTGTCTTCACGACAGGGATTTTCGGCCTGGCAATTCACCATGCGCCAACCCATCCCCACGTACCTCATGGTAGTCGGGGCGGCACGCATGACAGAGACACCACTGGGCCGCACGGCCTGCGGCAGTGGCATCGACGGCGCCTGTGTGCCGCAATCCGTGTGGACCTTCCCACAGGAAACGAACTACGTGCCCGGCCCATTCAGCGAAGCCGGCCGCGTCATCGAGATGTTCGCAAAAACCGCCACCGGGTTTCCCTACGAACATCTCGCGCACCTGCAGTCGTCCACCCGCTTCGGGGGCATGGAAAACGCCACCGCCATCTTCTATTCCGACAATGCCTTTCGTCGGCACAACGTCGGTATCGGTCTGATCGCGCACGAAACCGCACATCAGTGGTTCGGCAACGCAGTCTCCCCGCGGCGTTGGGAAGACGTGTGGCTGTCCGAAGGATTTGCCACCTATTGGGCCGCACTCTACCTACGCGCGTCGCGTGGTGACACGGCGTATCTCGGCGAACTGCGCCGCATGCGCAGCAGCGTGTTGAGGGCATCGGTGGTCTCTTCGCGCCCGGTGGTGGATACCGTCGGAGCCGTTGCGCCAATGACACTGCTCAACGCCAACAGTTATCAGAAGGGCGGCTTTGTCCTGCGCATGCTGCATGACATGCTCGGCGATTCGGTCTTCTTCGCAGGTGTGCGGGAGTATCAGCGGCGCTTCCGGCACGGCACCGCCACCACCGGAGAACTGCAGCGCATCATGGAGCGTCATGCAGCGCGCTCACTCGATGCGTTCTTCCTGCAGTGGCTGCATCGGCCGGGATTCGCCGAGCTCACGGTGACCTGGCGCTACGATGCGGCCACCCGAATGCTCGAATCCACGGTGACGCAGAGCGCGCGGTTTGCACCATACGCGGTACCGCTGGTGCTAGCGCTGCGCGATGCCAACGGTGCCACCCAGCGCATCACACTGACCGTTCAACCCACCGCCACACAAACGCTGCGTACCCCCATCGGCTTGATCGGAACACCCGTCGCGGTCGATGCCGATCCCGATGTCGGGGTCTTGGGTGACATTCGCGTGGAACGGCAGACCCCATGA
- a CDS encoding LVIVD repeat-containing protein, producing the protein MFLFSSRAAMAGAALVALAACAKAKPNTGASPATDPRNNLKAGLLDAAEYTSNMKVLAKAVSPKGFLGITNSDLAFTGNYVIQGNYNGPVVWDISNPSNPQLVVAYECPASQNDVSVYKNLMFMSAEAQNGRIDCKPGGVRETVSKERMRGVRIFDITNIREPKLVANVQTCRGSHTHTVLEDPKDKQNLYIYVSGSSGIRSAGELEGCADAASVDPNSSRLRIEIIKVPLANPAQAAVVGRANIFAGLSDNPRHGLSDADKEAAVKQLADARARGGFVAKNPQSGLDQVVPPQIVRPLLDSLAKARGASTPNAADTAAARPLVQNALNRMFANAAGAAAGTGAISERSQCHDITVYPSLGLAGGACEGHGLLLDISNPVAPVRLDAVADSNFAYWHSATFNNDGTAMLFSDEWGGGSSPKCRAGDKAEWGANAIFKIVNKKLVFQSYYKIPTYQTSNENCVAHNGSLIPIPGRDVMVQAWYQGGISVFDWTDPTKPKEIASFDRGPVDSTRMVSGGSWSVYWYNGSIVSSEIARGMDVVDLTPSEFISQNEIDAAKTVKWDQLNAQGQPKIVWPPSFSLAKAFTDQLERKGCSASTVSALRSQISAAEKANGAARNDALNKAVTDAEGARGCDGAKVDMLKKSLQDLRALAM; encoded by the coding sequence ATGTTCCTGTTCTCTTCCCGCGCCGCCATGGCGGGCGCAGCGCTCGTCGCGCTGGCAGCCTGCGCCAAGGCCAAGCCGAACACGGGGGCCTCGCCGGCCACCGATCCGCGCAACAACCTGAAGGCCGGCCTGCTCGACGCGGCCGAGTACACGTCGAACATGAAGGTCCTGGCGAAGGCGGTGTCGCCGAAGGGGTTCCTCGGCATCACCAACTCCGACCTGGCGTTCACGGGCAACTACGTCATTCAGGGCAACTACAACGGCCCCGTGGTGTGGGACATCAGCAACCCGTCCAACCCGCAGCTTGTGGTGGCGTACGAGTGCCCGGCGTCGCAGAACGACGTGTCGGTGTACAAGAACCTGATGTTCATGTCGGCCGAAGCGCAGAACGGCCGCATCGACTGCAAGCCAGGTGGTGTGCGGGAGACGGTGAGCAAGGAGCGCATGCGTGGCGTGCGCATCTTCGACATCACCAACATCCGCGAGCCCAAGCTCGTGGCCAATGTGCAGACGTGCCGCGGTTCGCACACGCACACGGTGCTCGAAGATCCGAAGGACAAGCAGAACCTCTACATCTACGTGTCCGGTTCGTCGGGCATCCGTTCGGCGGGTGAGCTGGAAGGGTGCGCGGACGCGGCCAGCGTCGATCCGAATTCGTCGCGCCTGCGCATCGAAATCATCAAGGTGCCGCTCGCCAATCCGGCGCAGGCCGCCGTTGTGGGTCGGGCGAACATCTTCGCCGGTCTCTCCGACAACCCGCGCCACGGTCTCTCCGACGCCGACAAGGAAGCGGCGGTCAAGCAGTTGGCCGATGCGCGTGCGCGTGGTGGTTTCGTGGCGAAGAACCCGCAGTCGGGTCTCGATCAGGTGGTGCCGCCGCAGATCGTGCGTCCGCTGCTCGACAGCCTCGCCAAGGCGCGTGGCGCGTCGACGCCGAACGCGGCCGACACGGCCGCTGCTCGTCCGCTGGTGCAGAACGCGCTGAACCGGATGTTCGCCAATGCGGCGGGTGCCGCAGCCGGCACGGGCGCGATCAGCGAGCGCTCGCAGTGCCACGACATCACGGTGTACCCGTCGCTTGGTCTGGCCGGTGGCGCGTGTGAAGGTCATGGCCTGTTGCTCGACATCAGCAACCCGGTGGCGCCGGTGCGTCTCGACGCGGTGGCCGATTCGAACTTCGCCTACTGGCACTCGGCCACGTTCAACAACGATGGCACGGCCATGCTGTTCAGCGACGAGTGGGGCGGTGGCAGCTCGCCGAAGTGCCGCGCTGGTGACAAGGCCGAGTGGGGCGCCAACGCGATCTTCAAGATCGTGAACAAGAAGTTGGTGTTCCAGAGCTACTACAAGATTCCGACCTACCAGACGTCGAACGAAAACTGCGTGGCGCACAATGGCTCGCTGATCCCGATCCCGGGTCGTGACGTGATGGTGCAGGCGTGGTATCAGGGCGGCATCTCGGTGTTCGATTGGACCGATCCGACGAAGCCGAAGGAAATCGCCTCGTTCGATCGTGGCCCGGTGGACAGCACGCGCATGGTGTCGGGTGGTTCGTGGTCGGTGTACTGGTACAACGGCAGCATCGTGAGCTCGGAAATCGCCCGCGGTATGGATGTCGTGGACCTGACGCCCAGCGAATTCATCTCGCAGAACGAGATCGATGCCGCGAAGACGGTGAAGTGGGACCAGCTCAACGCGCAGGGCCAGCCGAAGATCGTGTGGCCGCCCAGCTTCTCGCTGGCCAAGGCCTTCACCGATCAGCTCGAGCGCAAGGGCTGCTCGGCGAGCACGGTGAGCGCGCTGCGTTCGCAGATCTCGGCGGCCGAAAAGGCCAATGGCGCGGCGCGCAATGACGCGCTGAACAAGGCCGTGACCGACGCGGAAGGCGCGCGTGGTTGCGATGGCGCCAAGGTCGACATGCTGAAGAAGTCGTTGCAGGACCTGCGCGCGCTGGCGATGTAA